A stretch of the Alphaproteobacteria bacterium genome encodes the following:
- a CDS encoding septal ring lytic transglycosylase RlpA family protein yields MSKIIFLNSHRPSRGTLIIHAPKNNLMFLSPILSLLFTLLYLAGCSSTSSDRTRVTGVCKSCKPYFVRGSWHFPQEHYDYDEEGLASWYGPECHGKPKAYGEPFDQHALTAAHKTLPLPTIVRVTNLDNGRSVKVLVDDRGPYVYAGRIIDLSVASAKAIGTYNKGVARVRVTALVEESKAFSNYLAKLGTKSGRDPSGRTWLQVYNQEIDGNTFSDAATTLAADPSRQSTPIIYPPIDSILGQTPITYPAKKSAAPKPETTMDNLVQKLEIEKAPKPVQQKISSIFIDVGGQFTQEANAQKLSNEIRVLGKTKIMQTTHPQGQKFYSVRMGPFDTTQKAKAAVKDLTDAGQAKATIVQG; encoded by the coding sequence ATGAGCAAAATTATATTTTTAAATAGCCATAGACCTTCCAGAGGAACATTAATCATTCACGCCCCCAAAAACAATCTGATGTTTCTTTCCCCAATTCTGTCCCTATTATTCACCCTGCTTTATCTGGCAGGATGTTCATCCACGTCATCAGACCGTACACGGGTCACGGGTGTTTGTAAATCCTGCAAACCCTACTTTGTTCGGGGTTCTTGGCATTTTCCCCAGGAACACTATGACTATGACGAGGAAGGTCTGGCATCCTGGTACGGACCCGAATGCCATGGAAAGCCAAAAGCGTACGGCGAACCGTTTGATCAGCATGCACTGACGGCGGCGCACAAAACTCTCCCCCTCCCCACGATCGTGCGGGTGACCAACCTGGACAATGGGCGATCCGTTAAGGTGCTTGTTGATGATCGGGGTCCCTATGTTTATGCAGGTAGAATCATCGATTTGTCCGTAGCATCGGCAAAAGCCATCGGGACCTATAACAAGGGGGTGGCGCGTGTTCGGGTAACAGCCCTGGTCGAGGAAAGCAAAGCGTTTTCCAACTATTTAGCCAAGCTTGGAACCAAATCAGGACGCGATCCAAGTGGCCGAACCTGGTTGCAGGTTTACAATCAAGAAATCGATGGAAATACCTTTTCTGACGCAGCAACAACGTTGGCCGCCGATCCATCCCGGCAATCGACACCCATTATTTATCCGCCCATTGATTCGATATTGGGCCAGACCCCCATAACGTATCCCGCAAAGAAATCTGCGGCGCCAAAGCCAGAGACCACGATGGACAACCTGGTTCAAAAGCTCGAAATAGAAAAGGCACCCAAACCAGTCCAGCAAAAAATATCGTCTATATTTATTGATGTGGGCGGACAGTTCACACAAGAAGCCAACGCACAAAAACTATCCAACGAAATCCGTGTCCTGGGGAAAACCAAAATCATGCAAACCACACATCCCCAAGGGCAAAAGTTTTATAGTGTCAGGATGGGCCCATTTGATACAACACAAAAAGCCAAAGCTGCAGTCAAAGATTTGACCGACGCAGGGCAAGCAAAAGCAACCATTGTTCAGGGATGA
- a CDS encoding HI0074 family nucleotidyltransferase substrate-binding subunit → MKLNLTSLESAVFQLGQSLNYYNSDIAEKDEGIKKQFCMASIQAFEYTYELCHKMLKRYLEMTEPNSESIDFMTFPELIRTGSEKGLLKSDWGQWKQYRDIRNITSHTYDNSKANIAIGFIPDFLVEAKFLLGKLKDKSSMPAAINVNEKHAKIVTEILKKFLPTEVSVWVFGSRTQNTTKQFSDLDLAIDCHQKPLGIDVLSDLRNAFDESLLPYKVDLVDMNATGPEFLDIINEKKILWDLGDQINCSLS, encoded by the coding sequence ATGAAACTTAACCTAACATCTTTAGAAAGTGCCGTTTTTCAGCTTGGACAAAGTCTGAATTATTATAATTCTGATATAGCCGAAAAAGACGAAGGAATCAAAAAACAATTTTGCATGGCATCCATTCAAGCCTTTGAATATACATATGAATTGTGCCACAAAATGTTAAAACGATACTTGGAAATGACAGAACCAAATTCAGAATCCATTGATTTTATGACGTTTCCAGAACTCATCCGAACGGGATCAGAAAAAGGACTTTTAAAAAGTGATTGGGGGCAATGGAAGCAATACAGAGACATACGAAACATAACCAGCCATACATATGATAATTCAAAGGCAAATATTGCAATTGGCTTTATCCCTGATTTTTTAGTGGAGGCAAAATTTCTTCTTGGAAAATTAAAAGACAAATCCAGCATGCCTGCCGCCATTAATGTTAACGAAAAGCATGCCAAAATCGTTACAGAAATTTTAAAGAAATTCCTTCCGACAGAAGTTTCCGTGTGGGTATTTGGATCGCGAACCCAAAACACAACGAAACAATTTTCTGATTTGGATCTGGCTATTGATTGTCATCAAAAACCATTGGGGATTGATGTTTTGTCAGATTTGCGAAACGCGTTTGATGAATCTCTTTTGCCCTATAAGGTTGATCTGGTCGATATGAACGCTACGGGCCCAGAATTTCTAGACATCATTAACGAAAAGAAAATTTTGTGGGATCTGGGGGATCAGATCAATTGCAGTTTGTCTTGA